A region of Culicoides brevitarsis isolate CSIRO-B50_1 chromosome 1, AGI_CSIRO_Cbre_v1, whole genome shotgun sequence DNA encodes the following proteins:
- the LOC134836851 gene encoding uncharacterized protein LOC134836851, with the protein MEYLTIEQQLFEKQQKGENTDCSFVFKITTEEGKMTEKIIHGHKILLSAASKYFEVNFKAEWDGNKPILITSFDWIVFDKLIRAIYLSEVTFETLEEAIDIYEAAHFYQIERVLELLRNAIQGYFLEKKTVEISPLAKIAWKFQDYKLIPFVSKYFCANTDKIIKNDDFMGFSTEAINWLFQYDDLSANEIDLVKALEKYLQTNKDVTKSMIKPAIEKIRFLAIKDEEFAKTTLLTQTEKDFLRGKINVNFSNLSKSKCGRKTKTFFAQLPDNIKLELADKLSFERCWVCKQYHSVVCCSKVKQLYHAYHSVQNYWNSVKLNDMSSSNLSAILRSFQQESKTKVEFSSFANIDDVLRNIQTV; encoded by the coding sequence atggaGTATCTAACAATCGAACAGCAACTTTtcgaaaagcaacaaaaaggaGAGAACACAGATTGTTCCTTTGTCTTCAAAATCACCACAGAAGAGGgaaaaatgacagaaaaaattatccacGGACACAAAATCCTTCTTTCAGCTGCATCAAAATACTTCGAAGTAAACTTCAAAGCAGAATGGGATGGAAACAAACCGATTCTTATTACTTCGTTTGACTGGATTGTGTTTGATAAACTCATCCGGGCGATTTACCTGAGTGAAGTAACGTTTGAAACTTTGGAAGAGGCAATCGATATCTACGAAGCGgctcatttttatcaaatagaGCGCGTTCTTGAGCTTTTGCGAAATGCGATTCAAggttattttttggaaaagaaGACTGTAGAAATTTCTCCACTTGCCAAAATTGCATGGAAATTTCAAGAttacaaattaattccttTCGTTTCGAAATATTTCTGTGCAAATACtgacaaaattatcaaaaatgatgattttatgGGATTTTCCACTGAGGCGATCAACTGGCTCTTCCAATATGACGACTTGTCTGCAAATGAAATTGATCTCGTAAAAGCTTTggaaaaatatcttcaaaccAACAAAGACGTAACGAAATCGATGATCAAGCCAGCAATCGAAAAAATCCGCTTTCTCGCAATAAAAGATGAAGAATTTGCGAAAACAACTCTTTTGACGCAAACTGAGAAGGATTTCTTGAGGGGAAAAATCAacgttaatttttctaatttatcgAAGAGCAAGTGTGGCAGAAAAACTAAGACTTTCTTTGCTCAATTACCCGATAACATAAAACTTGAACTCGCAGATAAACTGTCGTTTGAAAGATGTTGGGTCTGCAAACAGTATCATAGTGTTGTGTGTTGTTCTAAAGTAAAGCAATTGTACCATGCATACCATTCAGTTCAAAATTATTGGAATTCAGTTAAATTAAACGATATGTCCTCTTCTAACTTGTCTGCAATTTTGAGATCGTTTCAACAAGAATCAAAAACAAAGgttgaattttcatcatttgctAATATAGATGACGTTTTACGCAATATTCAAACTGTATAA
- the LOC134838462 gene encoding uncharacterized protein LOC134838462 — protein MELLTFEQQLYEKQQKGEYADCSFIFNTKDEENPEIVIHGHKIILSAASKYFETHFKAEWDTNSPILITTFNHDVFNKLLRAVYLRKIDFETLDEAATIYQAAHFYQMKRELDLLSDAMKSFCIAGKFLAISVLANTAWKYQDCKLIPFVSKYFATNAHKIIEDPDFMRFHPDVINWLYQHDDLSVTECGLAKALQKYLQTNESISSSMVESAIGAIRFLTMLEHEIQEIEFLTPAHKEFLKGGSQTTLNYTNFSPSTNPRYVKSFFSLLPSHLQIELVRKVDKFYCWVCREPHDVTTCRKACTQYPVYDRIEPLTKVNDEFHTFFEEYPATQIIEILKELENMPYRASSLLIFREATDILDNIYYV, from the coding sequence atggaACTTTTGACCTTTGAACAGCAACTTTacgaaaagcaacaaaaaggCGAATACGCAGATTGTTCCTtcattttcaacacaaaagacgaagaaaatcCCGAAATTGTAATCCACGGTCACAAAATCATTCTTTCGGCAGCTTCCAAATATTTCGAGACCCATTTCAAAGCTGAATGGGACACAAATTCACCGATTTTGATCACAACCTTCAACCACGACGTTTTCAATAAACTTTTGCGAGCCGTTTACTTACGAAAAATCGACTTTGAAACATTGGACGAAGCTGCGACGATCTATCAAGCTGCCCATTTCTACCAAATGAAACGCGAATTGGATCTCTTGTCGGACGCGATGAAGTCATTTTGCATCGCTGGAAAATTTTTGGCCATTTCTGTGCTCGCCAACACCGCCTGGAAGTACCAAGATTGCAAATTAATTCCGTTTGTGTCCAAATATTTCGCCACAAATGCCCACAAAATCATCGAGGATCCGGATTTTATGCGTTTTCATCCCGACGTCATCAACTGGCTGTACCAACATGACGATTTATCGGTAACGGAATGCGGTTTGGCAAAAGCtctgcaaaaatatttgcaaactAATGAATCAATTTCATCGTCAATGGTCGAATCAGCAATCGGCGCCATAAGATTTTTGACAATGTTGGAGCACGAAATTCAGGAAATCGAATTTTTGACTCCAGCTCACAAGGAATTTCTCAAAGGAGGAAGTCAAACCACTTTGAATTACACGAATTTTTCGCCAAGCACGAATCCTCGGTACGTCAAGTCATTTTTCTCGCTGTTGCCGTCACATCTTCAAATTGAACTCGTTAgaaaagttgataaattttattgttgggTTTGTCGGGAGCCGCATGATGTCACCACATGTAGAAAAGCTTGTACACAATATCCGGTGTATGATCGAATTGAGCCCTTGACAAAGGTGAATGACGAATTTCACACGTTTTTCGAGGAATATCCCGCCACTCAGATCatcgaaattttgaaagaacttGAAAATATGCCATATCGAGCGAGTTCTTTATTGATCTTTAGAGAAGCTACTGATATTTTAGATAATATTTACtacgtttga
- the LOC134838165 gene encoding uncharacterized protein LOC134838165 yields MEYLTLEQQLFEKQQKGENTDCSFVFKIRTEDGKMTAKVLYGHKSILSTASKYFEANFKDEWNGTSPIVITTFDWEIFDKLMRAIYLREITFDGILEAINIYEAAHFYQMHCVLELLRDEIIYNYLDYRHHFLSDLAKTAWNYQDYKLMPFVVKYFCANTQILIKSADFMDYPTEVINWLFQYEDLSANETDLVKALEKYLETNVGMATSMIRPAIEKIRFLAIDDPHFGETTLLTQAEKDFLLGKPNVNVVKLSKSERGRKVKTFYSRLPPEIQFELTEKVFGNKCWYCETYDHDVVDCDEVKATFPVYSRLRNFPQHFSSCSAKQILWILREFHKLSASQEFAAFAKVDEIWKNPYIYSLSMPLV; encoded by the coding sequence atggAGTATCTGACACTTGAACAGCAGCTTTTCGAGAAACAACAAAAGGGCGAAAACACGGATTGTTCTTTTGTCTTCAAGATAAGAACGGAAGACGGAAAAATGACTGCAAAAGTACTTTACGGACACAAAAGCATCCTATCAACGGCATCAAAGTACTTCGAGGCAAATTTCAAAGATGAATGGAATGGCACGTCACCCATCGTAATTACCACTTTTGACTGGGAAATCTTCGATAAACTCATGCGAGCGATTTATCTGCGTGAAATCACCTTTGACGGCATTTTGGAAGCAATCAACATCTACGAAGCagctcatttttatcaaatgcaTTGCGTACTAGAATTACTAAGAGacgaaataatttacaattatttgGACTATCGACACCATTTTTTGTCAGATTTGGCGAAAACTGCCTGGAATTATCAAGATTACAAATTGATGCCGTTCGTCGTGAAATATTTCTGTGCAAATActcaaattttgatcaaaagtgCGGATTTTATGGATTATCCTACGGAAGTGATCAACTGGTTGTTCCAGTACGAGGACTTGTCGGCAAACGAAACTGATCTCGTAAAAGCGCTGGAAAAATATCTCGAGACAAACGTTGGCATGGCGACAAGCATGATTAGGCCAGCGATCGAAAAAATTCGCTTTCTCGCAATTGACGATCCACATTTCGGAGAAACAACTTTGTTGACGCAAGCCGAGAAGGATTTTTTGTTGGGAAAACCGAACGTTAATGTCGTCAAGTTGTCGAAGAGTGAACGTGGCAGAAAggtgaaaactttttattctCGTTTGCCGCcagaaattcaatttgaattgACGGAAAAAGTTTTCGGCAATAAATGTTGGTATTGTGAAACTTACGATCATGATGTTGTGGATTGCGATGAAGTAAAAGCAACGTTTCCGGTTTATAGtcgtttgagaaattttcctcAACATTTTTCTAGCTGTTCAGCAAAGCAAATTCTTTGGATTTTGAGAGAGTTTCATAAGCTTTCTGCCTCACAGGAGTTTGCTGCGTTTGCCAAAGTTGAtgaaatatggaaaaatcCTTATATTTATAGTTTGAGTATGcctttagtttaa
- the LOC134837058 gene encoding uncharacterized protein LOC134837058, whose amino-acid sequence MDSSKMDCSTIEQQLYEKQQKGEFTDCAFVFKVQTEDGKFSKNIIHGHKLVLSGASKYFETNFKSEWNGNSVIEITSFDIKTFGMLMRAIYLNEVIFESVEEALNLYEAARFYQIERILDLLRQKIPKIYLINKLVALSALFEMAKQPPDSPDHILLAFATKYFIANTQKIIANDDFLQYPPDLVNSLFLHDDLSAEEINLVIALENYIEVNGVEKKSLLKPAIGALRFLSLPKDKIRETLLLTDSEKEFLLGQRNRDLCYLSKSRNGRKVRDFFTQLPARIQLELMDKLSRNKCWVCDKYHGVANCDKAQKKYPFYKKLIPLAYYAIQSPDNVVKILSEFQKASIMYSDFAAFANIGDVLNENYCIRWF is encoded by the coding sequence ATGGACTCATCAAAAATGGATTGTTCAACTATTGAGCAGCAACTTTacgaaaagcaacaaaaaggaGAATTCACGGATTGCGCTTTTGTCTTCAAAGTTCAAACAGAGGATggaaaattctcgaaaaataTCATTCACGGTCACAAACTCGTTCTTTCCGGTGCCTCAAAGTACTTCGAGACGAATTTCAAGTCCGAGTGGAACGGAAATTCCGTAATTGAAATAACGTCGTTCGACATCAAGACCTTTGGAATGCTCATGCGTGCAATTTACCTGAACGAAGTCATTTTTGAGAGCGTTGAAGAAGCTTTGAACCTCTACGAAGCGGCTCGTTTTTACCAAATTGAGCGAATTCTCGATTTGTTGCGCCAAAAGATCCCAAAGATTTATTTGATCAACAAACTTGTCGCATTATCGGCCTTGTTCGAAATGGCAAAGCAACCTCCTGACAGTCCTGATCACATTTTATTGGCGTTCGCAACGAAATATTTCATCGCAAACACGCAAAAAATCATCGCGAATGACGATTTTTTGCAGTATCCGCCAGATTTGGTGAATTCGTTATTTTTGCACGATGATCTCTCTGCCGAGGAAATTAATCTCGTGATTGCGTTGGAAAATTACATTGAAGTTAATGGAGTGGAGAAAAAATCTTTGCTTAAGCCAGCAATCGGAGCTTTGCGATTTTTGTCACTTCCGAAGGACAAAATCAGGGAAACTTTGTTGTTGACTGACTCGGAGAAGGAATTTTTGCTCGGGCAACGCAATCGGGACCTTTGCTACTTGTCAAAGAGCAGAAATGGCAGAAAAGTGCgagatttttttactcaattgcCAGCAAGAATTCAACTGGAACTGATGGATAAGCTTTCGCGGAACAAATGTTGGGTTTGTGACAAATATCATGGAGTAGCAAATTGTGACAAAGCGCAGAAAAAGTAtccattttacaaaaaattgataccgTTGGCATATTATGCAATACAAAGTCCGGATAATGtcgtcaaaattttgtcagaaTTTCAAAAGGCATCAATTATGTACTCGGATTTTGCAGCATTTGCCAACATTGGAGATGTGTTGAACGAAAATTATTGTATTAGATGGTTTTAA